A region from the Streptomyces lydicus genome encodes:
- the rpsS gene encoding 30S ribosomal protein S19, producing MPRSLKKGPFVDDHLSKKVDVQNDAGTKNVIKTWSRRSMIVPAMLGHTIAVHDGRKHVPVFVTESMVGHKLGEFAPTRTFRGHEKDDRKSRRR from the coding sequence ATGCCGCGCAGTCTCAAGAAGGGGCCCTTCGTCGACGACCACCTTTCCAAGAAGGTGGATGTTCAGAACGATGCCGGCACCAAGAACGTCATCAAGACCTGGTCCCGCCGCTCCATGATCGTCCCGGCCATGCTCGGCCACACGATCGCGGTGCACGACGGCCGCAAGCACGTCCCGGTGTTCGTCACCGAGTCGATGGTCGGCCACAAGCTCGGCGAGTTTGCGCCGACCCGCACCTTCCGCGGCCACGAGAAGGACGACCGCAAGTCGCGGCGTCGTTGA
- the rplF gene encoding 50S ribosomal protein L6 encodes MSRIGKLPIQVPAGVDVTIDGRTVAVKGPKGSLSHTVAAPIEVAKGEDGVINVSRPNDERQNKALHGLSRTLVANMITGVTQGFSKALEISGVGYRVQAKGSNLEFSLGYSHPILIEAPEGISFKVESPTKLSVEGIDKQKVGEVAANIRKLRKPDPYKAKGVKYAGEVIRRKVGKAGK; translated from the coding sequence ATGTCGCGTATTGGCAAGCTGCCCATCCAGGTTCCCGCTGGTGTGGACGTCACCATCGATGGCCGTACGGTCGCGGTGAAGGGCCCCAAGGGTTCCCTCTCGCACACCGTCGCGGCTCCCATCGAGGTCGCCAAGGGTGAGGACGGCGTCATCAACGTCTCCCGCCCGAACGACGAGCGTCAGAACAAGGCCCTGCACGGCCTGTCCCGCACGCTGGTGGCGAACATGATCACCGGCGTGACCCAGGGATTCAGCAAGGCGCTCGAGATCAGCGGTGTCGGTTACCGCGTCCAGGCGAAGGGCTCCAACCTGGAGTTCTCGCTGGGCTACAGCCACCCGATCCTGATCGAGGCCCCCGAGGGCATCTCCTTCAAGGTCGAGTCCCCGACCAAGCTCAGCGTCGAGGGCATCGACAAGCAGAAGGTCGGCGAGGTTGCGGCGAACATCCGCAAGCTGCGCAAGCCTGACCCGTACAAGGCCAAGGGCGTCAAGTACGCCGGCGAGGTCATCCGCCGCAAGGTCGGAAAGGCTGGTAAGTAA
- a CDS encoding SUKH-3 domain-containing protein, giving the protein MVIAPTREEIDQLFTDAGWHPDRDVSERLGELAEFVIADLAAHGCQVRLFPEAEAFLRSYGFLDVPFSPAAGNTDRFNTCARFCSNKAEQISETMDDTQQPVFPIGWERIENGLVVMDPNNRMYYLHHTGTYYAGTGMHEAFSNLRTVRLQPIEEYLY; this is encoded by the coding sequence ATGGTGATCGCGCCGACACGGGAAGAGATAGATCAGCTCTTCACCGACGCGGGATGGCATCCCGATCGCGACGTCTCCGAAAGGCTCGGGGAATTGGCGGAGTTCGTCATTGCCGACCTGGCAGCACACGGTTGCCAGGTCAGACTCTTCCCGGAAGCAGAGGCCTTCTTGCGCTCGTACGGGTTCTTGGACGTGCCCTTCTCCCCTGCCGCCGGGAACACGGACCGCTTCAACACCTGCGCAAGATTCTGCAGCAATAAGGCCGAGCAGATCTCCGAAACCATGGACGATACGCAACAACCAGTGTTTCCCATCGGATGGGAAAGAATCGAGAATGGGCTCGTGGTAATGGACCCCAATAATCGGATGTATTACCTGCACCATACCGGCACCTACTACGCAGGAACAGGAATGCACGAAGCATTTTCCAATCTGCGTACGGTGCGCCTTCAGCCCATCGAGGAATACCTCTACTGA
- the rplN gene encoding 50S ribosomal protein L14, which yields MIQQESRLRVADNTGAKEILCIRVLGGSGRRYAGIGDVIVATVKDAIPGGNVKKGDVIKAVIVRTVKERRRPDGSYIRFDENAAVILKNDGDPRGTRIFGPVGRELREKKFMKIISLAPEVL from the coding sequence GTGATCCAGCAGGAGTCGCGACTTCGGGTCGCCGACAACACTGGTGCGAAGGAGATCCTTTGCATCCGTGTTCTCGGTGGTTCCGGTCGCCGCTACGCGGGCATCGGTGACGTCATCGTTGCCACCGTGAAGGATGCGATCCCCGGTGGCAACGTGAAGAAGGGTGACGTCATCAAGGCGGTCATCGTTCGGACCGTCAAGGAGCGCCGCCGTCCCGACGGCTCGTACATCCGCTTCGACGAGAACGCGGCCGTCATCCTCAAGAACGATGGCGACCCCCGCGGCACCCGCATCTTCGGCCCCGTGGGCCGGGAGCTGCGCGAGAAGAAGTTCATGAAGATCATCTCGCTCGCGCCGGAGGTGCTGTAA
- the rplE gene encoding 50S ribosomal protein L5: protein MTATTNAPRLKTRYREEIAGKLKDEFSLENVMQIPGLTKIVVNMGVGDAARDSKLIEGAIRDLTTITGQKPAVTKARKSIAQFKLREGQPIGAHVTLRGDRMWEFLDRLLSLALPRIRDFRGLSPKQFDGRGNYTFGLTEQVMFHEIDQDKIDRTRGMDITVVTTASNDDEGRALLRHLGFPFKEN from the coding sequence ATGACTGCCACCACCAACGCGCCGCGTCTCAAGACGCGCTACCGCGAAGAGATCGCCGGGAAGCTGAAGGACGAGTTCTCGCTCGAGAACGTCATGCAGATCCCCGGTCTGACCAAGATCGTGGTCAACATGGGTGTGGGCGACGCCGCCCGCGACTCCAAGCTGATCGAGGGCGCCATCCGCGACCTCACCACGATCACCGGACAGAAGCCGGCCGTCACCAAGGCCCGTAAGTCCATCGCGCAGTTCAAGCTGCGTGAGGGCCAGCCGATCGGTGCCCACGTCACCCTCCGCGGTGACCGCATGTGGGAGTTCCTGGACCGCCTGCTGTCGCTGGCGCTGCCGCGCATCCGCGACTTCCGTGGTCTGTCCCCGAAGCAGTTCGACGGTCGGGGCAACTACACCTTCGGTCTCACGGAGCAGGTCATGTTCCACGAGATCGACCAGGACAAGATCGACCGGACGCGGGGCATGGACATCACCGTGGTCACCACGGCGTCCAACGACGATGAGGGCCGCGCCCTGCTTCGTCACCTCGGCTTCCCGTTCAAGGAGAACTGA
- the rpsJ gene encoding 30S ribosomal protein S10, with product MAGQKIRIRLKAYDHEVIDSSAKKIVETVTRTGASVAGPVPLPTEKNVYCVIKSPHKYKDSREHFEMRTHKRLIDILDPTPKTVDSLMRLDLPAGVDIEIKL from the coding sequence ATGGCGGGACAGAAGATCCGCATCCGGCTCAAGGCCTACGACCACGAGGTCATCGACTCCTCGGCGAAGAAGATCGTCGAGACGGTGACCCGTACTGGTGCGTCGGTCGCGGGCCCGGTGCCGCTGCCCACTGAAAAGAACGTGTACTGCGTCATCAAGTCGCCGCACAAGTACAAGGACTCGCGCGAGCACTTCGAGATGCGCACGCACAAGCGCCTGATCGACATCCTCGACCCGACGCCCAAGACCGTTGACTCGCTGATGCGCCTGGACCTTCCGGCCGGCGTTGACATCGAGATCAAGCTCTGA
- the rpsQ gene encoding 30S ribosomal protein S17, which yields MSEKNVTETNERGFRKTREGLVVSDKMDKTVVVAVEDRVKHALYGKVIRRTNKLKAHDEQNAAGVGDRVLLMETRPLSATKRWRIVEILEKAK from the coding sequence ATGAGCGAGAAGAATGTGACTGAGACGAACGAGCGCGGTTTCCGCAAGACCCGTGAGGGTCTCGTCGTCAGCGACAAGATGGACAAGACCGTCGTCGTCGCTGTCGAGGACCGTGTCAAGCACGCGCTGTACGGCAAGGTCATCCGCCGTACCAACAAGCTCAAGGCGCACGACGAGCAGAACGCTGCCGGTGTCGGCGACCGCGTCCTCCTGATGGAGACCCGGCCGCTGTCCGCCACCAAGCGCTGGCGCATCGTCGAGATCCTCGAGAAGGCCAAGTAA
- the rplB gene encoding 50S ribosomal protein L2, whose translation MGIRKYKPTTPGRRGSSVADFVEITRSTPEKSLVRPLHSKGGRNNAGRVTVRHQGGGHKRAYRVIDFRRHDKDGVPAKVAHIEYDPNRTARIALLHYADGEKRYIIAPRGLVQGARIENGAGADIKPGNNLPLRHIPVGTTIHAIELRPGGGAKFARSAGASVQLLAKEGRMAHLRMPSGEIRLVDVRCRATVGEVGNAEQSNINWGKAGRMRWKGVRPTVRGVVMNPVDHPHGGGEGKTSGGRHPVSPWGQKEGRTRSPKKASNKYIVRRRKTNKKR comes from the coding sequence ATGGGTATCCGCAAGTACAAGCCGACGACCCCGGGCCGTCGTGGCTCCAGCGTCGCCGACTTTGTCGAGATCACGCGGTCCACGCCGGAGAAGTCGCTGGTCCGCCCGCTGCACAGCAAGGGCGGCCGTAACAACGCCGGTCGTGTGACCGTTCGCCACCAGGGCGGTGGCCACAAGCGCGCCTACCGAGTGATCGACTTCCGTCGTCACGACAAGGACGGCGTGCCGGCCAAGGTCGCGCACATCGAGTACGACCCGAACCGCACCGCGCGCATCGCGCTCCTGCACTACGCAGACGGCGAGAAGCGCTACATCATCGCGCCCCGTGGCCTGGTCCAGGGTGCTCGGATTGAGAACGGCGCTGGCGCCGACATCAAGCCGGGCAACAACCTGCCGCTGCGTCACATCCCCGTGGGTACGACGATCCACGCGATCGAGCTGCGTCCGGGCGGCGGTGCGAAGTTCGCCCGCTCGGCCGGTGCCTCCGTGCAGCTGCTGGCGAAGGAGGGCCGCATGGCTCACCTTCGTATGCCGTCCGGTGAGATCCGCCTGGTCGACGTGCGCTGCCGCGCCACCGTCGGCGAGGTCGGCAACGCCGAGCAGTCGAACATCAACTGGGGTAAGGCCGGCCGCATGCGCTGGAAGGGCGTCCGCCCGACCGTGCGTGGTGTCGTGATGAACCCCGTCGACCACCCGCACGGTGGTGGTGAAGGCAAGACTTCCGGTGGTCGCCACCCGGTCTCGCCGTGGGGTCAGAAGGAGGGTCGTACTCGTTCGCCGAAGAAGGCGAGCAACAAGTACATCGTCCGCCGCCGCAAGACGAACAAGAAGCGCTAG
- the rplD gene encoding 50S ribosomal protein L4, translating to MSTIDILSPAGDKAGSVELPTEIFDAKVSVPLIHQVVVAQLAAARQGTHKTKTRGEVRGGGKKPYRQKGTGRARQGSTRAPQFAGGGIVHGPVPRDYSQRTPKKMKVAALRGALTDRARNSRIHVVSGVVEGDISTKAAKTLLGKVSERKNVLLVAERSDEAAWLSARNLPQVHILEPGQLNTYDVLVSDDVVFTKAAFESFVSGPKAAETEGSDA from the coding sequence ATGAGCACCATTGACATCCTTTCGCCGGCAGGCGACAAGGCCGGTAGCGTCGAGCTCCCCACGGAGATCTTCGACGCCAAGGTCAGCGTTCCGCTGATCCACCAGGTCGTTGTCGCGCAGCTGGCCGCGGCCCGTCAGGGCACGCACAAGACCAAGACTCGCGGCGAGGTCCGCGGCGGTGGCAAGAAGCCGTACCGCCAGAAGGGCACCGGCCGTGCGCGTCAGGGTTCGACCCGCGCGCCGCAGTTCGCCGGCGGTGGCATCGTCCACGGCCCCGTGCCGCGTGACTACAGCCAGCGGACCCCGAAGAAGATGAAGGTCGCCGCCCTGCGCGGTGCCCTCACCGACCGGGCCCGCAACAGCCGTATCCACGTCGTTTCCGGCGTGGTCGAGGGCGACATCTCCACCAAGGCCGCCAAGACTCTCCTCGGCAAGGTCAGCGAGCGCAAGAACGTGCTCCTGGTCGCCGAGCGCAGCGACGAGGCCGCGTGGCTGTCCGCCCGCAACCTGCCCCAGGTTCACATCCTGGAGCCGGGCCAGCTGAACACGTACGACGTGCTCGTCTCCGACGACGTGGTCTTCACCAAGGCCGCTTTCGAGTCCTTCGTGTCTGGCCCCAAGGCCGCTGAGACCGAAGGGAGCGACGCCTGA
- the rpsH gene encoding 30S ribosomal protein S8 → MTMTDPIADMLTRLRNANSAYHDDVVMPHSKIKSHIAEILQQEGYITGWRVEDAEVGKNLVLELKFGPNRERSIAGIKRISKPGLRVYAKSTNLPKVLGGLGVAIISTSHGLLTGQQASKKGVGGEVLAYVW, encoded by the coding sequence ATGACCATGACTGATCCCATCGCAGACATGCTGACCCGTCTGCGGAACGCGAACTCGGCATACCACGACGACGTCGTGATGCCGCACAGCAAGATCAAGTCGCACATCGCGGAGATCCTCCAGCAGGAGGGTTACATCACCGGCTGGCGCGTCGAGGACGCCGAGGTTGGCAAGAACCTCGTCCTCGAGCTGAAGTTCGGCCCGAACCGCGAGCGCTCGATCGCCGGCATCAAGCGGATCTCGAAGCCGGGCCTGCGGGTCTACGCAAAGTCCACCAACCTGCCGAAGGTCCTCGGCGGCCTGGGCGTGGCGATCATCTCCACGTCCCACGGTCTCCTGACCGGTCAGCAGGCCAGCAAGAAGGGCGTGGGTGGGGAAGTCCTCGCCTACGTCTGGTAA
- the rplV gene encoding 50S ribosomal protein L22, whose protein sequence is MEARAQARYIRVTPMKARRVVDLIRGMNATEAQAVLRFAPQAASVPVGKVLDSAIANAAHNYDHTDAGSLVISEAYVDEGPTLKRFRPRAQGRAYRIRKRTSHITVVVSSKEGTR, encoded by the coding sequence ATGGAAGCCAGGGCCCAGGCGCGGTACATCCGCGTCACGCCCATGAAGGCCCGCCGCGTGGTGGACCTTATCCGTGGCATGAATGCCACGGAGGCTCAGGCGGTCCTGCGTTTCGCCCCGCAGGCCGCGAGCGTGCCGGTGGGCAAGGTGCTGGACAGCGCCATTGCCAACGCCGCGCACAACTACGACCACACCGACGCCGGCAGCCTCGTCATCTCCGAGGCATACGTCGACGAGGGCCCGACCCTGAAGCGGTTCCGTCCGCGCGCCCAGGGCCGTGCCTACCGGATCCGCAAGCGGACCAGCCACATCACCGTGGTCGTCAGCAGCAAGGAAGGAACCCGGTAA
- the rplC gene encoding 50S ribosomal protein L3, with protein MAKQIKGILGEKLGMTQVWDENNRVVPVTVVKAGPCVVTQVRTNDQDGYDSVQIAFGEIDPRKVNKPLKGHFAKADVTPRRHLVEVRTADAGEYTLGQELTAETFESGVKVDVTGKSKGKGFAGVMKRHGFHGGKASHGAHRVHRKPGSIGGCATPGRVFKGMRMAGRMGNERVTTQNLTVHAVDAEKGLLLIKGAVPGPNGGLVLVRTAAKGA; from the coding sequence ATGGCAAAGCAGATCAAGGGCATCCTGGGCGAGAAGCTCGGCATGACCCAGGTCTGGGACGAGAACAACCGTGTCGTCCCGGTGACCGTGGTGAAGGCCGGCCCCTGTGTCGTTACCCAGGTGCGCACCAATGACCAGGACGGTTACGACTCCGTCCAGATCGCCTTCGGCGAGATCGACCCGCGCAAGGTGAACAAGCCCCTCAAGGGCCACTTCGCGAAGGCCGACGTCACCCCCCGTCGTCACCTCGTCGAGGTCCGTACCGCCGACGCCGGCGAGTACACCCTCGGCCAGGAGCTGACCGCTGAGACCTTCGAGTCCGGCGTCAAGGTGGACGTGACCGGCAAGAGCAAGGGCAAGGGCTTCGCCGGTGTCATGAAGCGTCACGGCTTCCATGGCGGCAAGGCCTCCCACGGTGCCCACCGCGTGCACCGTAAGCCTGGCTCCATCGGTGGCTGCGCCACCCCGGGCCGCGTGTTCAAGGGCATGCGGATGGCCGGCCGTATGGGCAATGAGCGGGTCACCACCCAGAACCTGACCGTCCATGCCGTTGACGCGGAGAAGGGCCTGCTGCTCATCAAGGGCGCAGTTCCTGGTCCGAACGGCGGCCTCGTCCTGGTCCGTACCGCGGCCAAGGGGGCCTGA
- the rpmC gene encoding 50S ribosomal protein L29: MAAGTKATELRELNDEDLVGKLREAKEELFNLRFQAATGQLENHGRLKSVRKDIARIYTLMRERELGIETVESA; this comes from the coding sequence ATGGCGGCCGGTACCAAGGCGACCGAGCTGCGCGAGCTGAATGACGAGGACCTCGTCGGCAAGCTTCGTGAGGCCAAGGAGGAGCTGTTCAACCTCCGCTTCCAGGCGGCGACCGGACAGCTCGAGAACCACGGTCGGCTCAAGTCCGTCCGTAAGGACATCGCCCGGATCTACACCCTGATGCGTGAGCGCGAGCTGGGCATCGAGACGGTGGAGAGCGCCTGA
- the tuf gene encoding elongation factor Tu, giving the protein MAKAKFERTKPHVNIGTIGHIDHGKTTLTAAITKVLHDAYPELNEASAFDQIDKAPEERQRGITISIAHVEYQTENRHYAHVDCPGHADYIKNMITGAAQMDGAILVVAATDGPMPQTKEHVLLARQVGVPYIVVALNKADMVDDEEILELVELEVRELLSEYEFPGDDVPVVKVSALKALEGDKEWGDSVLKLMAAVDESIPQPERDVDKPFLMPIEDVFTITGRGTVVTGRIERGVLKVNETVDIIGIKTEKTTTTVTGIEMFRKLLDEGQAGENVGLLLRGIKREDVERGQVIIKPGSVTPHTSFEAQAYILSKDEGGRHTPFFNNYRPQFYFRTTDVTGVVTLPEGTEMVMPGDNTEMSVELIQPVAMEEGLKFAIREGGRTVGAGQVTKINK; this is encoded by the coding sequence GTGGCGAAGGCGAAGTTCGAGCGGACTAAGCCGCACGTCAACATCGGCACCATCGGTCACATTGACCACGGTAAGACGACCCTCACGGCCGCCATTACCAAGGTGCTGCACGACGCGTACCCGGAGCTGAACGAGGCCTCGGCCTTCGACCAGATCGACAAGGCTCCTGAGGAGCGCCAGCGCGGTATCACGATCTCGATCGCGCACGTCGAGTACCAGACGGAGAACCGTCACTACGCCCACGTCGACTGCCCCGGTCACGCGGACTACATCAAGAACATGATCACGGGTGCGGCGCAGATGGACGGCGCCATCCTCGTGGTTGCCGCCACCGACGGCCCGATGCCGCAGACCAAGGAGCACGTGCTCCTGGCCCGCCAGGTCGGCGTTCCGTACATCGTTGTCGCCCTGAACAAGGCCGACATGGTGGACGACGAGGAGATCCTGGAGCTCGTCGAGCTCGAGGTCCGTGAGCTCCTCTCCGAGTACGAGTTCCCCGGCGACGACGTTCCGGTCGTCAAGGTCTCGGCGCTCAAGGCGCTCGAGGGCGACAAGGAGTGGGGCGACTCCGTCCTCAAGCTCATGGCCGCCGTCGACGAGTCGATCCCGCAGCCCGAGCGTGACGTCGACAAGCCGTTCCTGATGCCGATCGAGGACGTCTTCACGATCACCGGCCGTGGCACCGTTGTCACCGGTCGTATCGAGCGTGGTGTCCTCAAGGTCAACGAGACCGTCGACATCATCGGCATCAAGACCGAGAAGACCACCACCACGGTCACCGGCATCGAGATGTTCCGGAAGCTCCTCGACGAGGGCCAGGCCGGTGAGAACGTCGGTCTGCTCCTCCGTGGCATCAAGCGCGAGGACGTCGAGCGCGGCCAGGTCATCATCAAGCCGGGCTCGGTCACGCCGCACACCTCGTTCGAGGCCCAGGCCTACATCCTGTCGAAGGACGAGGGTGGCCGCCACACCCCGTTCTTCAACAACTACCGCCCGCAGTTCTACTTCCGTACCACGGACGTGACCGGCGTCGTGACCCTCCCCGAGGGCACCGAGATGGTCATGCCGGGCGACAACACCGAGATGTCGGTCGAGCTGATCCAGCCGGTCGCCATGGAGGAGGGCCTGAAGTTCGCCATCCGTGAGGGTGGCCGGACCGTCGGCGCCGGCCAGGTCACCAAGATCAACAAGTAA
- the rpsC gene encoding 30S ribosomal protein S3 yields MGQKVNPHGFRLGITTDFKSRWYADKLYKDYVKEDVAIRRMMTKGMERAGISKVEIERTRERVRVDIHTARPGIVIGRRGAEADRIRGELEKLTGKQVQLNILEVKNPETDAQLVAQAVAEQLSSRVSFRRAMRKSMQSTMKAGAKGIKIQCGGRLGGAEMSRSEFYREGRVPLHTLRANVDYGFFEAKTTFGRIGVKVWIYKGDVKNIAEVRAENAAARAGNRPARGGGNDRPRRGGERGGRGGRKPQQQSAAAEAPKAEAAAAAPAETPGTEA; encoded by the coding sequence ATGGGCCAGAAGGTTAACCCGCACGGGTTCCGGCTCGGCATCACCACCGACTTCAAGTCGCGTTGGTACGCCGACAAGCTGTACAAGGACTACGTCAAGGAAGACGTCGCCATTCGTCGCATGATGACGAAGGGCATGGAGCGCGCCGGTATCTCCAAGGTGGAGATCGAGCGCACCCGTGAGCGCGTCCGCGTTGACATCCACACCGCTCGTCCGGGCATCGTCATCGGCCGCCGCGGCGCCGAGGCCGACCGCATCCGCGGCGAGCTGGAGAAGCTGACCGGCAAGCAGGTCCAGCTGAACATCCTCGAGGTCAAGAACCCCGAGACCGATGCTCAGCTGGTGGCCCAGGCCGTCGCCGAGCAGCTGTCCTCCCGCGTCTCCTTCCGTCGCGCCATGCGTAAGAGCATGCAGTCGACGATGAAGGCCGGCGCCAAGGGCATCAAGATCCAGTGTGGTGGCCGTCTCGGCGGTGCCGAGATGTCCCGCTCGGAGTTCTACCGCGAGGGCCGTGTGCCCCTGCACACGCTCCGTGCGAACGTCGACTACGGCTTCTTCGAGGCCAAGACCACCTTCGGCCGCATCGGCGTGAAGGTCTGGATCTACAAGGGCGACGTCAAGAACATCGCCGAGGTGCGTGCCGAGAACGCTGCCGCCCGTGCGGGTAACCGCCCGGCCCGCGGTGGCGGCAACGACCGCCCGCGCCGCGGTGGCGAGCGTGGCGGCCGCGGTGGCCGCAAGCCGCAGCAGCAGAGCGCCGCTGCCGAGGCCCCCAAGGCCGAGGCCGCAGCCGCTGCTCCGGCGGAGACCCCCGGAACGGAGGCCTGA
- the rplX gene encoding 50S ribosomal protein L24 → MKIKKGDLVQVITGKDKGKQGKVIQAFPREDRVLVEGVNRVKKHTKAGQTARGSKTGGIVTTEAPVHVSNVQLVVEKDGNKVVTRVGYRFDDEGNKIRVAKRTGEDI, encoded by the coding sequence ATGAAGATCAAGAAGGGCGACCTGGTCCAGGTCATCACCGGTAAGGACAAGGGCAAGCAGGGCAAGGTCATTCAGGCCTTCCCCCGTGAGGACCGTGTCCTGGTCGAGGGTGTCAACCGGGTCAAGAAGCACACCAAGGCCGGACAGACCGCTCGTGGTTCGAAGACCGGCGGCATCGTGACGACCGAAGCCCCTGTCCACGTGAGCAACGTTCAGCTCGTGGTGGAGAAGGACGGCAACAAGGTCGTCACCCGCGTCGGATACCGCTTCGACGACGAGGGCAACAAGATCCGCGTTGCCAAGCGGACCGGTGAGGACATCTGA
- the rplR gene encoding 50S ribosomal protein L18 translates to MAYGVKIAKGDAYKRAAAKRRHIRIRKRISGTPERPRLVVTRSNRGITAQVIDDIAGHTLASASTLDASIRGGEGDKSAQAKQVGSLVAERAKAAGVEAVVFDRGGKQYAGRIAALADAAREAGLKF, encoded by the coding sequence ATGGCATACGGTGTGAAGATCGCCAAGGGCGACGCTTACAAGCGGGCCGCCGCCAAGCGGCGCCACATCCGCATCCGTAAGCGGATTTCGGGTACCCCGGAGCGTCCGCGTCTGGTGGTGACGCGGTCCAACCGTGGCATCACCGCTCAGGTCATCGACGACATCGCGGGCCACACGCTGGCCTCGGCGTCGACCCTGGACGCGTCGATCCGTGGTGGCGAGGGCGACAAGAGCGCTCAGGCCAAGCAGGTCGGTTCCCTGGTCGCCGAGCGTGCCAAGGCCGCCGGTGTCGAGGCCGTCGTGTTCGACCGTGGTGGCAAGCAGTACGCCGGGCGGATTGCCGCTCTGGCCGACGCCGCCCGCGAAGCCGGGCTGAAGTTCTAA
- a CDS encoding type Z 30S ribosomal protein S14, which produces MAKKALIAKAARKPKFAVRAYTRCQRCGRPHSVYRKFGLCRVCLREMAHRGELPGVTKSSW; this is translated from the coding sequence GTGGCGAAGAAGGCTCTGATCGCTAAGGCGGCTCGTAAGCCGAAGTTTGCTGTCCGCGCGTACACGCGTTGCCAGCGCTGCGGCCGTCCGCACTCCGTCTACCGCAAGTTCGGCCTCTGCCGCGTGTGCCTTCGTGAGATGGCTCACCGTGGCGAGCTGCCGGGCGTGACCAAGAGCTCCTGGTAA
- the rplW gene encoding 50S ribosomal protein L23, producing the protein MTEAVVTSKNFSDPRDVLVKPVVSEKSYALLDENKYTFIVAPGSNKTQIKQAVEAVFSVKVTGVNTINRQGKRKRTRTGYGKRANTKRAIVTLAEGDRIDIFGGPVS; encoded by the coding sequence ATGACTGAGGCCGTCGTCACCAGCAAGAACTTCTCGGACCCGCGTGACGTGCTCGTCAAGCCGGTTGTCTCGGAGAAGAGCTACGCCCTGCTGGACGAGAACAAGTACACGTTCATCGTCGCGCCGGGCTCGAACAAGACCCAGATCAAGCAGGCCGTCGAGGCGGTCTTCTCGGTCAAGGTCACCGGGGTCAACACGATCAACCGGCAGGGCAAGCGCAAGCGCACCCGCACCGGTTACGGCAAGCGTGCGAACACCAAGCGCGCCATCGTGACCCTCGCCGAGGGCGACCGTATCGACATCTTCGGCGGCCCGGTCTCCTAA
- the rplP gene encoding 50S ribosomal protein L16, which translates to MLIPRRVKHRKQHHPKRSGMAKGGTELAFGEYGIQAVTPAYVTNRQIESARIAMTRHIKRGGKVWINIYPDRPLTKKPAETRMGSGKGSPEWWVANVKPGRVMFELSFPNEKVAKEALTRAAHKLPMKCRIVRREAGES; encoded by the coding sequence ATGCTGATCCCTCGCAGGGTCAAGCACCGCAAGCAGCACCACCCGAAGCGCAGCGGTATGGCCAAGGGTGGCACCGAGCTGGCCTTCGGTGAGTACGGCATCCAGGCCGTCACCCCGGCTTACGTGACGAACCGTCAGATCGAGTCCGCTCGTATCGCGATGACCCGTCACATCAAGCGTGGCGGCAAGGTCTGGATCAACATTTACCCGGACCGCCCGCTCACGAAGAAGCCGGCCGAAACCCGCATGGGTTCCGGTAAGGGTTCTCCGGAGTGGTGGGTCGCGAACGTCAAGCCCGGTCGGGTGATGTTCGAGCTGTCCTTCCCGAACGAAAAGGTTGCCAAGGAGGCGCTGACCCGCGCCGCCCACAAGCTTCCGATGAAGTGCCGCATCGTGCGGCGCGAGGCAGGTGAGTCGTGA